One stretch of Pradoshia sp. D12 DNA includes these proteins:
- the rpsT gene encoding 30S ribosomal protein S20, whose product MANIKSAIKRVKTNETARANNIAQKSAVRTNVKKVESAIALNDATAANESIVAAVKGLDKAATKGLISKNAAARKKSRLMKKVNKLNA is encoded by the coding sequence ATGGCTAATATCAAATCAGCTATTAAACGCGTTAAAACTAACGAAACTGCTAGAGCTAACAATATTGCTCAAAAATCTGCTGTACGTACAAACGTTAAAAAAGTAGAATCTGCAATTGCTCTTAACGATGCTACTGCTGCTAACGAATCTATCGTTGCTGCTGTTAAAGGACTAGATAAAGCTGCAACTAAAGGCTTAATCAGCAAAAATGCTGCTGCTCGTAAAAAATCTCGTCTTATGAAAAAAGTAAACAAGTTGAACGCTTAA
- a CDS encoding MFS transporter, whose translation MLNKKYKGLHPITILRITGILDGISLLLLLGIAMPLKYWADLPFAVTLAGSIHGGIFIGYIASIIYTQIRIQWKIGWSLLAFLVAFIPFGNFCFDVWLKKHQSLYDVKPLPKLWIVYAIIMFTFIDLFTQLPVMSTYATSLGASVMIAGIVVGMYSLTNTFGNILSGIFTDKYGSFIVLCTGLLMTSISLLLYNFVNDVPELIIVRFLHGFLGGLIVPAAFTYLANQMDSKKKGSQSAVTGSFIGIAAICGPAYGGIMASRTSVPFVFTTIAACGIILLLATLLFLRTHSESKQHKTEKRGKLIFNKGILQAYTGAFFLMFSQGALAYLLPLHIDVLGYSSRLSGTLMSIFGLVAVAIFILPTNKYFDRIPPLVSFSIGLACMGISQVLLGQSSELMVLYSIMVLYGIGFAFLFPAVNSLLVQSTTKRMRGKAYGYFYALFSLGVVAGSSGLGLIPASISTQFSLIGILLLVCATVIYMQAKQPETDTVEDSVEG comes from the coding sequence GTGTTAAATAAGAAGTATAAGGGATTGCATCCCATTACCATACTACGGATTACGGGAATACTGGATGGTATCTCACTGCTTTTATTATTGGGCATAGCCATGCCGCTTAAATACTGGGCAGATTTACCCTTTGCCGTTACTCTTGCGGGTTCAATCCACGGTGGGATATTTATTGGATATATAGCTTCCATTATTTATACTCAAATTCGAATACAGTGGAAAATAGGCTGGTCTCTGTTAGCCTTCCTTGTTGCTTTCATCCCATTCGGTAATTTTTGTTTTGATGTGTGGCTGAAAAAGCATCAATCATTGTACGATGTAAAACCCTTACCGAAGCTGTGGATTGTATATGCCATTATCATGTTTACGTTTATCGATTTATTTACACAGCTACCAGTTATGAGTACATATGCTACTTCGCTTGGCGCAAGTGTAATGATTGCAGGGATTGTTGTGGGAATGTATTCATTGACGAATACTTTTGGGAATATATTGTCTGGGATTTTTACGGATAAATATGGATCTTTTATTGTACTTTGTACAGGCTTGCTTATGACGAGCATTTCTTTACTGCTTTATAATTTTGTAAATGATGTACCTGAACTGATCATCGTACGTTTCCTCCATGGCTTCCTTGGTGGATTAATTGTACCTGCTGCTTTTACGTACTTAGCTAACCAAATGGATAGTAAGAAGAAAGGCAGCCAAAGTGCTGTGACAGGTTCATTTATTGGAATCGCAGCTATTTGCGGTCCTGCATATGGCGGTATTATGGCTAGCAGGACATCTGTGCCATTTGTTTTTACGACCATTGCTGCGTGTGGAATTATTCTTTTGCTTGCAACATTGTTGTTTTTGAGAACTCATTCTGAATCGAAACAGCATAAGACGGAGAAGAGGGGAAAACTTATCTTTAATAAAGGGATACTCCAAGCCTACACCGGAGCATTCTTTTTAATGTTTTCACAAGGGGCACTTGCGTATTTGCTGCCCTTGCACATTGATGTATTAGGTTATAGTTCAAGATTAAGCGGTACGTTAATGAGTATATTTGGATTGGTTGCTGTTGCTATATTTATTCTGCCGACGAATAAATATTTTGATCGAATTCCGCCCTTGGTTAGCTTTTCGATTGGATTAGCATGTATGGGGATCAGCCAAGTTTTACTGGGGCAATCAAGTGAGCTAATGGTTCTTTATTCTATAATGGTTTTATACGGGATTGGGTTTGCTTTCTTATTTCCTGCCGTAAATTCATTATTGGTTCAATCGACTACTAAAAGGATGCGCGGGAAGGCATATGGATATTTTTATGCGTTATTTTCATTAGGGGTTGTTGCCGGATCATCAGGTCTCGGATTAATACCAGCTTCTATATCCACGCAATTTAGCTTAATTGGAATCTTATTACTAGTTTGTGCAACAGTAATATATATGCAGGCAAAGCAACCGGAAACAGATACTGTAGAAGACAGTGTTGAAGGCTAA
- a CDS encoding LysM peptidoglycan-binding domain-containing protein encodes MQIHVVRQGESIYSIAQTFNTTPEQIISSNQLENPNDLVIGQALVIPITGSYYFVQPGDSLYTIARRFGRTAQEIAEVNNISLNTPLTVGLRLYIPPIPRREAEFNAYVEPRGNTVSPNLEREARIAVPHLTYLSPFSYQVQRDGTLKPPLLGEFPAIARSANNVLVMVVTNLENDAFSSELGEVILNNTDIQNNLLSNIEDTAKAQGFRDIHFDFESLRGEDREAYTNFLQKAKERFSPQGWQVSIALAPKTSATQTGKWYEAHDYKAQGAVVDWVLIMTYEWGYSGGPAQAVSPIGPVRQVLTYAISEIPSRKIMMGQNLYGYDWTLPFVQGTTARALSPQQAIDLARRNNVPILYDNNAQAPYFRYRDAEGREHEVWFEDARSIQAKFNLLKELNLRGMSYWKLGLSFPQNWLLIENNFTTIKR; translated from the coding sequence ATGCAAATACATGTTGTCAGACAAGGAGAGAGTATCTATTCCATTGCGCAGACCTTTAATACTACTCCTGAACAAATTATCTCTTCAAATCAATTAGAAAATCCAAATGATTTGGTTATAGGTCAGGCACTTGTTATTCCGATTACAGGGAGCTATTACTTTGTGCAACCAGGAGATAGCCTATATACAATTGCCCGGAGGTTTGGAAGAACTGCTCAAGAAATTGCAGAAGTAAATAATATTTCATTAAACACACCATTAACTGTAGGATTAAGGCTGTATATCCCTCCAATCCCTAGACGTGAAGCTGAATTTAATGCCTATGTGGAACCAAGAGGAAATACTGTTTCTCCCAATCTGGAACGAGAAGCAAGAATTGCAGTACCTCACCTTACATACTTATCACCGTTCAGCTATCAAGTTCAACGCGACGGTACGCTAAAACCGCCTCTATTAGGTGAATTTCCGGCCATAGCCAGGAGCGCGAACAATGTACTGGTCATGGTTGTGACAAATTTAGAGAATGATGCGTTCAGCAGTGAACTCGGGGAGGTTATTTTAAACAATACGGATATCCAAAATAATTTGCTTTCCAACATTGAAGATACTGCCAAAGCTCAAGGATTTAGAGATATTCATTTTGATTTTGAAAGTCTTAGAGGGGAAGATCGGGAGGCTTATACAAATTTCTTACAAAAAGCAAAGGAAAGATTTTCACCGCAAGGCTGGCAGGTTTCAATTGCGCTAGCTCCAAAAACAAGCGCCACCCAAACGGGCAAGTGGTATGAAGCACATGATTACAAAGCACAGGGTGCAGTTGTAGATTGGGTCCTCATTATGACCTATGAGTGGGGTTACAGCGGTGGGCCAGCTCAGGCTGTATCTCCTATAGGACCTGTTCGCCAGGTGCTTACCTATGCGATTTCAGAGATTCCATCACGTAAAATTATGATGGGGCAAAATCTGTATGGCTATGATTGGACACTCCCCTTCGTACAGGGTACTACAGCCAGAGCGCTCTCCCCTCAGCAGGCCATTGATCTGGCACGACGTAATAACGTACCAATTCTTTATGACAATAATGCTCAGGCACCCTATTTTAGATACAGGGATGCCGAAGGAAGAGAACACGAGGTATGGTTTGAGGATGCTCGCTCCATACAGGCAAAATTTAATCTACTAAAGGAATTAAATCTTCGGGGGATGAGTTATTGGAAATTAGGATTATCGTTTCCGCAGAACTGGCTCCTAATAGAAAACAACTTCACAACCATTAAAAGATAG
- the holA gene encoding DNA polymerase III subunit delta, with protein sequence MDLWNTIKSKRFSPVYLLFGEEEYFIKKTKALICEHALSEDEAEFNLATIDLEETPVELAIEELETLPFIGERRVVILHNPIFLTAERKKEKVEHDLKRLESYLANPSPTSIAIFIAPYPKLDERKKITKELKRNSAVLEAKPLYEKELSKWITANAKSLGVKITPEAVETLLSLTGNHLMMAASELEKLALYATVEQEIDKAMVNKLVPKTFDQNVFDLVDYIMNGQKKEAIQLYKELLILKEEPIRILAAIARQYRIILQVKKLSGQGYNAQQIASKLKMSPYPVKLALKRVKDFTEMKLMRALSELAELDYKMKSGAGDKEILLELFILKS encoded by the coding sequence ATGGATTTATGGAATACAATTAAAAGTAAACGGTTTAGTCCTGTCTACCTTTTATTTGGCGAAGAAGAGTATTTTATAAAAAAAACAAAGGCTTTAATCTGCGAGCATGCTTTATCAGAGGATGAAGCAGAGTTTAATTTGGCTACTATTGATCTGGAGGAAACACCTGTAGAGTTGGCAATCGAGGAATTGGAAACCTTACCGTTTATCGGGGAGCGCAGGGTTGTTATATTACATAATCCCATATTTTTGACAGCCGAAAGAAAGAAGGAAAAGGTTGAGCATGATCTAAAAAGATTGGAAAGCTATCTGGCTAATCCTTCACCGACATCAATTGCCATCTTTATAGCTCCATATCCAAAGCTGGACGAGCGTAAGAAAATAACGAAGGAATTAAAGAGAAATTCTGCAGTCTTGGAAGCGAAACCGCTATACGAAAAGGAATTATCTAAATGGATCACTGCCAACGCTAAATCCTTAGGAGTGAAAATTACACCTGAGGCGGTAGAAACTTTATTATCTCTGACGGGGAATCACTTAATGATGGCTGCAAGTGAGTTAGAAAAGCTCGCTTTGTATGCGACGGTCGAACAGGAAATTGACAAGGCAATGGTAAATAAACTTGTTCCCAAGACCTTTGACCAAAATGTATTTGATTTGGTCGATTATATTATGAATGGCCAAAAAAAAGAAGCTATCCAGTTATATAAAGAGCTTCTGATTTTAAAGGAAGAGCCAATTCGTATATTAGCAGCCATTGCACGGCAATACAGGATTATACTTCAGGTTAAAAAACTATCAGGACAGGGCTACAATGCCCAGCAAATAGCATCTAAATTAAAAATGAGCCCTTATCCGGTAAAACTTGCACTGAAGCGTGTGAAAGATTTTACAGAAATGAAATTGATGCGTGCTCTCTCTGAATTGGCAGAGCTGGACTATAAAATGAAGAGCGGTGCCGGAGACAAAGAAATCCTTTTAGAGCTATTTATATTAAAATCATAA
- a CDS encoding YqzM family protein encodes MNEFEKNVQSKTNDVSDSIMGFVVSFGFFATMFIIAMVIQLIGA; translated from the coding sequence ATGAACGAGTTTGAAAAGAATGTACAATCAAAAACAAATGACGTATCAGATTCCATCATGGGATTTGTTGTATCATTTGGTTTTTTCGCTACCATGTTTATTATTGCCATGGTCATCCAATTAATCGGTGCATAG
- a CDS encoding DNA internalization-related competence protein ComEC/Rec2, whose protein sequence is MQQVYFRNLTDMSNRFLFYSAVIAISGITAPIYLSKTFLLLIVLVFCYILNKFPIKQSIPLYIIFSIFCVHSFFWDRSNTSQLTGAETQLLIHFTSYPQIKGDRVSGLAELSDNEKIWITYRINNEEEANVLKNTILTGKSFRVNGNLTKPTRATVENGFDFRTYLRFNRAHWILEIENKEDISKDSRNLFVKLAQMREREIKRIDHLYLGTAGSFTKALIFGEQSGISEDMYNQFKKLGIVHILALSGMQVALVAAILFYGFLRIGFTRRQTFLLLACLLPFYAVITGLSASIVRACMMASIFMFGQFIGLRLTAFKTITICLMGYLLINPYQIFHIGFQLSFLLTYGLILSTKILQKSPHSPVFSLFIMTAICQIISTPIIIYHFYEISLISFISNLLYVPLFTYLLFPLTIGVYLLIILEILVEPGLLMLNFIYSLLEKSTELMSALPSSTLIFGKPSKLVMVCIVVCFISILNGIEIRSKHLFNTCLITILMLFYQYNSQFFSGNGEITFIDVGQGDSTFIQLPGDNGTYLIDTGGATLFGKEEWAVHNSQFDPGKDTILPFLKSKGIKVIDKLILTHADQDHVGGARAIVEELKIGEILIPFEQRKEFRETEVIKEAIDQKIPVKEVQAGMGWTAGDAKFTILSPVEKVEEKNESSIVIKASINQVDWLFVGDLGELGEDKLLQNKMNLRADILKVGHHGSRNSSQIDFIREVDPKIAVISSGRDNRFGHPHEEVIHLLDKENIIIYRTDLQGSIQYTYTNKKDGTISIQSP, encoded by the coding sequence ATGCAGCAAGTTTATTTCCGCAATTTGACTGATATGAGCAACCGATTTTTATTTTATAGTGCTGTAATTGCTATTTCAGGGATTACAGCACCCATTTACTTAAGTAAAACTTTTCTTCTGCTAATAGTCCTCGTATTTTGTTACATTCTAAACAAATTTCCAATTAAGCAATCGATTCCCCTGTATATTATCTTTTCAATATTTTGTGTCCATAGCTTTTTTTGGGATCGTTCAAATACCAGCCAGTTGACCGGGGCTGAAACTCAGCTTTTAATCCATTTTACATCCTATCCCCAGATTAAAGGGGACCGGGTTAGTGGTCTTGCTGAACTCTCAGATAACGAGAAAATATGGATTACTTACCGGATTAACAATGAAGAGGAGGCAAATGTCTTAAAAAATACGATTCTAACGGGAAAGTCCTTTCGCGTAAACGGAAATCTGACAAAACCAACTCGTGCAACGGTCGAGAATGGATTTGATTTTCGAACCTATCTAAGGTTTAATAGAGCGCATTGGATTTTGGAAATCGAAAATAAAGAAGATATATCCAAAGATAGCCGCAATTTGTTTGTAAAACTGGCACAAATGAGAGAGCGGGAAATTAAGCGGATTGATCATTTATACTTAGGAACCGCTGGCAGCTTTACTAAAGCACTCATATTTGGTGAACAAAGTGGTATATCAGAGGATATGTATAACCAATTTAAGAAACTGGGGATTGTCCATATCTTGGCTTTGTCAGGGATGCAAGTTGCATTAGTGGCTGCTATTTTATTTTATGGATTCTTAAGAATCGGCTTTACTCGGAGGCAAACCTTTTTGCTGCTAGCTTGTTTACTTCCTTTTTATGCGGTCATCACCGGATTGTCTGCTTCGATTGTCAGAGCATGCATGATGGCTTCCATATTTATGTTTGGTCAGTTTATCGGACTGCGGTTGACAGCTTTTAAAACAATAACGATTTGTCTAATGGGATATCTACTTATTAATCCGTATCAAATTTTCCATATCGGTTTTCAGTTATCCTTTTTGCTGACTTATGGGTTAATACTTTCAACAAAAATCCTTCAAAAATCGCCGCATTCACCTGTTTTCAGTCTTTTTATTATGACGGCAATATGCCAAATCATCTCCACGCCAATCATCATCTATCATTTTTATGAAATTTCCCTCATTAGTTTTATTTCTAACTTACTTTATGTACCGTTGTTTACTTATTTATTATTTCCTTTAACCATTGGTGTTTATTTGCTGATAATCCTTGAAATTCTTGTTGAGCCGGGATTGCTGATGCTCAATTTTATTTATTCTTTATTGGAGAAATCTACAGAGCTTATGTCTGCCTTGCCCTCCTCCACTCTTATATTTGGTAAGCCATCCAAACTGGTAATGGTATGTATTGTGGTTTGTTTTATCTCTATTCTTAATGGAATAGAAATCCGCTCGAAACACCTGTTTAATACGTGTCTAATCACGATTTTAATGCTCTTTTATCAATATAACAGTCAGTTTTTTTCAGGAAATGGAGAGATAACCTTTATAGATGTAGGGCAGGGGGATTCAACGTTCATTCAATTACCTGGTGATAATGGAACATATCTTATTGATACAGGTGGAGCCACTCTGTTTGGAAAGGAGGAGTGGGCAGTACATAATAGCCAGTTCGATCCTGGAAAAGATACTATATTACCATTTTTAAAAAGTAAAGGAATTAAAGTCATTGATAAACTAATCCTTACGCATGCTGATCAGGACCATGTCGGAGGAGCAAGAGCCATTGTTGAGGAATTGAAGATTGGTGAGATATTGATACCATTTGAACAGCGTAAGGAGTTTAGAGAGACGGAAGTAATAAAGGAAGCGATTGATCAGAAAATCCCCGTTAAAGAGGTTCAAGCAGGAATGGGGTGGACTGCGGGAGATGCTAAATTTACCATTTTATCGCCAGTAGAGAAAGTGGAGGAAAAGAATGAGTCTTCAATTGTTATAAAAGCAAGTATTAATCAGGTAGATTGGTTATTTGTTGGAGATTTAGGTGAACTCGGAGAAGACAAGCTTTTGCAAAATAAAATGAACCTAAGGGCTGATATTTTAAAAGTGGGACACCATGGCAGCAGAAACTCTTCCCAAATAGATTTTATAAGAGAGGTAGATCCTAAAATAGCTGTCATTTCATCGGGAAGAGATAATCGTTTTGGCCACCCGCATGAGGAAGTCATTCATTTGCTTGATAAAGAAAATATTATTATTTACAGAACAGATTTACAGGGCAGTATTCAATATACGTATACGAACAAAAAAGATGGAACGATTTCTATTCAAAGTCCATAG
- a CDS encoding ComE operon protein 2 — protein sequence MERISWDQYFMAQSHLLALRSTCTRLMVGATVVRDNRIIAGGYNGSIAGGVHCVDEGCYVIDNHCVRTIHAEMNALLQCAKFGVPTEGAEIYVTHFPCLQCCKALIQAGIKTIYYAESYKNHPYAEELFEQAGVRVKQVIVDEKWVDFHDEKKMNFVMELINELKERGASESDLARYLKDAASLFPQFD from the coding sequence ATGGAACGTATTTCATGGGATCAGTATTTTATGGCGCAAAGCCACTTACTTGCATTAAGAAGCACATGTACAAGGTTAATGGTTGGAGCGACAGTCGTAAGGGATAATCGCATTATTGCCGGCGGGTATAACGGATCAATTGCTGGAGGTGTGCATTGTGTGGACGAAGGATGCTATGTTATTGATAACCATTGCGTTCGAACCATCCATGCTGAAATGAATGCCTTGTTGCAATGTGCTAAATTTGGTGTACCAACTGAGGGGGCTGAGATTTATGTTACTCATTTCCCTTGCTTGCAATGCTGTAAAGCCTTAATTCAAGCAGGAATTAAAACAATCTATTATGCCGAATCCTATAAGAATCATCCATATGCTGAAGAATTATTTGAACAGGCAGGTGTGCGTGTTAAACAGGTGATTGTTGATGAAAAGTGGGTTGATTTCCATGATGAAAAGAAAATGAATTTTGTCATGGAGCTTATTAATGAGCTAAAAGAAAGAGGAGCTTCTGAATCTGATCTTGCACGCTATCTGAAAGATGCAGCAAGTTTATTTCCGCAATTTGACTGA
- a CDS encoding helix-hairpin-helix domain-containing protein, which yields MNEKIVQFIRRNGILLAGAGVACAALFFWNMQSEDGQIEQSEINWTEESAIEKKNEDTEKLVAEPEVSATYKVDVKGAVQKPGVYEFLKGDRVTDVIQKAGGLKNGADSKQVNMAQLVEDEMVIYIPIKGETAEASNHTAGESSGNTVSAAKGDGTINLNKATSEELQELPGIGPSKATAILQKREELGSFKTIEDLKEVTGIGDKTFEKLRELITVK from the coding sequence ATGAATGAGAAAATCGTACAGTTTATCAGGCGAAATGGAATCCTACTAGCAGGTGCAGGCGTAGCCTGTGCTGCACTCTTCTTTTGGAATATGCAATCTGAAGATGGGCAAATCGAACAAAGTGAAATAAATTGGACGGAGGAGAGTGCAATAGAAAAAAAGAATGAAGATACGGAAAAACTGGTGGCAGAACCTGAGGTGAGTGCTACTTATAAGGTTGATGTGAAGGGTGCCGTTCAAAAACCTGGTGTATATGAATTTTTGAAGGGGGATCGAGTAACGGATGTCATTCAAAAAGCAGGTGGATTGAAAAATGGGGCTGATAGTAAGCAAGTGAATATGGCGCAATTAGTAGAGGATGAAATGGTCATCTATATCCCAATCAAGGGTGAGACAGCAGAGGCTTCTAATCATACAGCTGGGGAAAGTTCAGGGAATACAGTCTCAGCGGCCAAGGGGGATGGTACAATTAATTTGAATAAAGCAACATCTGAAGAACTACAGGAACTTCCGGGAATCGGTCCGAGTAAAGCGACAGCGATTTTACAAAAACGGGAAGAACTTGGATCATTCAAAACGATTGAAGATTTGAAGGAAGTTACAGGCATAGGTGATAAAACATTTGAAAAGCTCAGGGAATTAATAACTGTTAAGTAA
- the comER gene encoding late competence protein ComER, with translation MITGIIGTGNMGTILIQSLIGSSAVAAKDVIIMNRTKHKAQSLAVELPGIHTAHTSIELAKQADLIFLCVKPHEMYPLIEILEPHLSSDNCIVSITSPISIKQLEAVVPCSCARFIPSITNRALAGATLLTFGESCSPYWRNQLQQMAAAISKPLEIDNKYTRVSSDIVSCGPAFFSFIARNFIEAAVDHTGISTEEATQLTESMLIGLGELLRQQHFSLPALQEKVCVKGGITGEGIKVLESELGEVFSHVFQATHRKFEEDLKGIENQFGVSYH, from the coding sequence ATGATTACCGGCATAATTGGCACAGGTAATATGGGAACCATCTTAATTCAAAGTTTAATTGGGTCTTCGGCCGTTGCAGCAAAGGATGTAATCATCATGAACAGGACTAAACACAAAGCCCAATCCCTGGCTGTTGAATTACCAGGAATCCATACAGCACACACAAGTATTGAACTTGCAAAACAAGCGGATTTAATCTTTTTATGTGTAAAGCCGCATGAAATGTATCCATTAATTGAAATTCTTGAACCTCATCTAAGTTCGGATAATTGCATTGTTTCCATCACAAGTCCAATCTCCATCAAACAATTGGAAGCTGTCGTCCCCTGCTCATGCGCTAGATTTATTCCATCTATTACCAATCGCGCCTTGGCAGGCGCAACACTGCTGACATTTGGTGAATCCTGCAGTCCATATTGGCGGAACCAACTTCAGCAGATGGCAGCAGCAATTTCAAAGCCGCTCGAAATCGACAACAAATATACCAGAGTATCCTCAGATATTGTTAGCTGCGGTCCGGCTTTTTTTAGTTTTATTGCAAGAAACTTTATCGAAGCTGCGGTTGATCATACGGGAATAAGCACTGAAGAAGCCACCCAGCTAACCGAATCAATGCTGATTGGGCTCGGTGAATTATTACGTCAGCAGCATTTTTCATTGCCTGCTTTGCAAGAAAAGGTGTGTGTGAAAGGCGGTATTACAGGTGAAGGTATCAAAGTGCTGGAAAGTGAATTAGGTGAGGTTTTTAGTCATGTTTTTCAGGCTACGCATCGAAAATTTGAAGAGGATTTAAAGGGAATTGAAAATCAGTTTGGGGTTTCATATCATTAA
- a CDS encoding class I SAM-dependent DNA methyltransferase, giving the protein MNVSYQNFAYVYDYLMKDAPYQEWVEFVKKIARKYQLNEKSILDIGCGTGELAIRLKEAGFQPTGVDLSEEMLAVAIQKASENQHDIPFYHQDMRALEGLNLYDIVVIFCDSLNYLGDENDVKDTFKGVLNHMKEDGLFIFDVHSVKKMSTFFSDQTYADNGDDISYIWNAWKGTDIPHSVVHELTFYVYDHELDAYNRFDEDHFQRTYPIDMYKTWLDEIGFELVELMGDFGGNSLDEADRIFFVCKRK; this is encoded by the coding sequence ATGAATGTAAGTTATCAAAACTTTGCTTATGTTTATGATTACTTAATGAAAGATGCTCCCTATCAGGAATGGGTTGAGTTTGTAAAAAAAATTGCCCGAAAATATCAATTAAATGAAAAATCAATTCTTGATATTGGATGTGGGACTGGTGAGCTTGCTATTCGTTTGAAAGAAGCAGGCTTCCAGCCAACCGGCGTTGATTTATCAGAAGAAATGCTGGCTGTGGCAATTCAAAAAGCAAGCGAGAATCAGCATGACATCCCGTTTTATCACCAGGACATGCGAGCTTTAGAAGGATTGAATCTATATGATATAGTTGTCATCTTTTGTGACTCATTAAATTATCTTGGTGATGAGAATGATGTAAAGGATACTTTTAAAGGTGTTTTGAACCATATGAAAGAGGATGGTTTATTTATCTTTGATGTTCATTCTGTGAAAAAAATGTCCACTTTTTTTAGTGATCAAACCTATGCAGATAATGGAGATGATATTTCCTATATCTGGAATGCGTGGAAAGGGACAGATATTCCTCACAGTGTCGTACATGAGTTGACTTTCTATGTTTATGATCATGAGCTTGATGCGTATAACCGGTTTGATGAAGATCATTTTCAACGTACATACCCGATCGATATGTATAAAACTTGGCTTGATGAGATTGGATTTGAGCTTGTGGAACTGATGGGTGACTTCGGAGGAAATTCCCTTGATGAGGCCGATCGAATCTTCTTTGTTTGTAAAAGGAAATAA
- the rsfS gene encoding ribosome silencing factor has translation MNGKELLEVAAKAADDKRAEEILVLDMKGISLISDYFIICHGNSDKQVQAIAREMKEKVEENGATVRRMEGFDEARWVLVDMGDVVAHIFHKDDRSYYKLERLWGDAPEVSLQELNI, from the coding sequence ATGAATGGTAAAGAATTATTAGAGGTAGCTGCAAAAGCAGCTGATGACAAAAGAGCAGAAGAGATTCTCGTTTTGGATATGAAGGGAATTTCGTTGATTTCTGATTACTTCATTATTTGCCACGGTAACTCAGACAAACAAGTACAAGCAATTGCACGCGAAATGAAGGAAAAAGTCGAAGAAAACGGAGCGACAGTCCGCCGAATGGAAGGCTTTGATGAAGCCCGTTGGGTTCTAGTTGATATGGGCGATGTTGTAGCGCATATTTTCCATAAAGATGATCGTTCATACTATAAATTGGAAAGATTATGGGGAGATGCCCCAGAAGTATCATTGCAGGAACTTAATATATGA
- the yqeK gene encoding bis(5'-nucleosyl)-tetraphosphatase (symmetrical) YqeK, which yields MDQQKALEIVRQQLPDKRYIHTLGVLESAQELAERYGADIEKAKLAAIFHDYAKYRPLDEMEQIIKNEQLPQDLLEYNTELWHAPVGAVLVKKEANLHDEEILSAIKNHTSGCVGMSMLDKIIYLADYIEPGRSFPGVDEVRALSLLSLDKAVLQAMGNTITFLIKKNQTIYPDTFHAYNDLAEQIGRNN from the coding sequence ATGGATCAACAAAAAGCATTGGAAATCGTTAGGCAGCAATTACCTGATAAACGATATATTCATACATTGGGTGTATTGGAAAGTGCTCAGGAATTGGCAGAACGGTACGGTGCAGATATAGAGAAAGCTAAATTGGCAGCAATCTTCCATGATTATGCCAAATATCGTCCTCTGGATGAGATGGAACAAATCATTAAGAATGAGCAATTACCGCAGGATTTATTGGAATATAATACTGAATTATGGCATGCACCGGTTGGAGCGGTTTTAGTTAAGAAAGAAGCAAATCTTCATGATGAAGAAATCCTTTCAGCAATCAAAAACCATACTTCGGGCTGTGTCGGAATGAGTATGCTTGATAAGATCATTTATTTGGCTGATTATATAGAGCCTGGGAGAAGTTTCCCTGGAGTAGATGAAGTGAGAGCGTTGTCCTTACTAAGCCTGGATAAAGCTGTGCTTCAGGCAATGGGAAATACAATCACATTTTTGATTAAAAAAAATCAAACAATCTATCCGGATACCTTCCATGCCTATAACGATCTTGCAGAGCAGATAGGGAGGAACAATTAA